In Deltaproteobacteria bacterium, the sequence TAGTTTTCAACAGTTTGATCCCGGATCATTGGGGCCCTTAAGCTTTTTAGGGAACCACTATAATACTGGAAAGAATAGTTTGATTATAGATATGTCGTAAACTATGATATTTAATACATATTTATGAGGGTCGCCTTTATGCTTCGGGTGAATTTAAGATTATTTGAAGACACTGTGAAAGCGACATGTTACACTATAAATTCACGTCAAGCTGCTCTTTCCAGGTCAATAAATCTAATAAAAGGAATGATAATTTTTTATAAAAGAGTATGATGTGGCAATATTAGTCAAAAGAAAAGCAAAATATGTCATGATTTATTGAGAGAGATATGGTTAAATGCTTGAGCCGGTGTGGAATTGTTTCTCTGGTGGGTCTATTTGCCTCGTTCTATCGAGATAAATCCTGAAGGAAATCTTCATAGTCATGCGGTGGGGTAGTTGAATTTTGGAAATAGAAATGATCAACTCTAATAGCTGAAGTGAAAAATGAAAGGGTAAAATTTTTATGCTAAAACGAATTTTTTTAATATTGATGATTGTATTTTCCCTTTCTTCTGTTGCCGTAGCAGCTTTACCCGTTCCTGCTATAGAGGTAAACGGATCAAATAATTATGCTTATCTGAATTATGGGGACAGTGCAAATGTCACGGTCAGTCTTGAACCCGGTGACTACAATGGCCAATATATTGATATTTGGATTTCACTTAATACATCGACAGGCCAATATTGGTTTGTAAACGGGAGTGGTTGGCTGCTGTCTGAATATCCCCTGCCCGCTACAGGAGAACCCATCAAACCGCTGATGGGAAGGTATGTTATGAGGAGTTCAGAACTGCCTGTTGGGAGACATACCTTCAGGTTCGCTGTTGATGATAATTATGACGGTATTATGGATCTTACCTTCAGTGAGAGTATTGATATTTTTATCGATGATTCACCCTTTGTAAATTTTAGAAATTGCAGATCCTGTCACGAACATCCCGAATCATTTCCCGTAAAACCTGTCTATATTCCCGATAGACATCATCTGCTGGTTCAGACGAAAGGACTGGAATGTACAAATTGTCATCATGTCATTTCCAGTTCTGATAATCAC encodes:
- a CDS encoding cytochrome c3 family protein, translated to MLKRIFLILMIVFSLSSVAVAALPVPAIEVNGSNNYAYLNYGDSANVTVSLEPGDYNGQYIDIWISLNTSTGQYWFVNGSGWLLSEYPLPATGEPIKPLMGRYVMRSSELPVGRHTFRFAVDDNYDGIMDLTFSESIDIFIDDSPFVNFRNCRSCHEHPESFPVKPVYIPDRHHLLVQTKGLECTNCHHVISSSDNHLGVDKITECRVCHEHPESFPVKPVYIPDRHHKLVQFNDFECMDCHRLKEEPKLP